From the genome of Streptomyces sp. NBC_01116, one region includes:
- a CDS encoding aminoglycoside phosphotransferase family protein gives MGCEPPQRLVRALGEMYGDAAAADWLDALPALTGQALTAGDGLTAERVAAPGGRSSLVVLVRRADGTPAALKIAPPVAGPGPERAALEHWNGWGAVRPLDAPELDASGALLLERLHHEVSLRSLPEAKALLEAAGTLRRLWVEPPAGHAFESVAARTDRQSAGMRAAAEADPELAPLVEAALAARAELVEGSPELLLLHGNFRQSKVLSGERAPWLTVGPEPLVGERAYDLARLVRDRAEDLIASPGGPVTARRRVKRLAESLEVEQARLHGWTLFRAVESGTRALAEGRRQMGEVNLEFAGWL, from the coding sequence ATGGGTTGCGAACCGCCGCAGCGCCTGGTGCGCGCGCTCGGTGAGATGTACGGGGACGCCGCGGCGGCCGACTGGCTGGACGCGCTCCCCGCGCTGACCGGGCAGGCGCTCACCGCCGGGGACGGGCTCACCGCGGAGCGGGTGGCCGCCCCCGGCGGGCGCAGCTCCCTGGTGGTCCTGGTGCGGCGTGCCGACGGGACCCCGGCCGCGCTGAAGATCGCCCCGCCGGTCGCCGGGCCCGGCCCGGAGCGGGCGGCGCTGGAGCACTGGAACGGGTGGGGCGCGGTGCGGCCGCTGGACGCGCCGGAGCTCGACGCGTCCGGCGCGCTGCTGCTGGAGCGGCTGCACCACGAGGTGTCGCTGCGCTCGCTGCCGGAGGCGAAGGCGCTGCTGGAGGCGGCGGGCACGTTGCGGCGGCTGTGGGTGGAGCCGCCGGCCGGGCACGCCTTCGAGAGCGTGGCCGCGCGGACCGACCGGCAGAGCGCCGGGATGCGGGCGGCCGCCGAGGCCGATCCGGAGCTGGCGCCGCTGGTGGAAGCGGCGCTCGCGGCGCGGGCCGAGCTGGTCGAGGGATCACCCGAACTCCTCCTGCTGCACGGCAACTTCCGCCAGAGCAAGGTGCTCTCCGGGGAGCGGGCGCCGTGGCTGACGGTGGGTCCGGAGCCGCTGGTGGGCGAGCGCGCCTATGACCTGGCGCGGCTGGTGCGGGACCGGGCGGAGGATCTGATCGCCTCCCCCGGCGGCCCGGTGACGGCCCGGCGGCGGGTCAAGAGGCTGGCGGAGTCGCTGGAGGTGGAACAGGCGCGGCTGCACGGCTGGACGCTGTTCCGGGCGGTCGAGTCGGGCACCCGCGCGCTGGCCGAGGGACGGCGGCAGATGGGCGAGGTCAACCTGGAGTTCGCGGGCTGGCTGTAG
- a CDS encoding ferritin-like domain-containing protein, whose protein sequence is MSTRSVRPSEEDADSPELTAFQAALAAEHAAVYGYGALGGRVGGKRGAEARAAHDGHRARRDALARSVRDLGGRPVASDAAYALPFAVADSPSAVRLAAVLEDRIAGAYADLVRATEGPRRAEAAGALREAAVRSARWRGGNVAFPGLAERAAGADPATTGPVEAAGADGAR, encoded by the coding sequence ATGAGCACCCGATCCGTCCGGCCGTCCGAGGAGGACGCCGACTCCCCCGAGCTGACCGCCTTCCAGGCGGCCCTGGCCGCCGAGCACGCCGCGGTGTACGGCTACGGGGCGCTGGGTGGCCGCGTCGGCGGGAAGCGGGGCGCCGAGGCCCGCGCGGCGCACGACGGGCACCGGGCCCGACGGGACGCGCTGGCGCGCTCCGTACGGGACCTGGGCGGGAGGCCGGTGGCCTCGGACGCCGCCTACGCCCTGCCGTTCGCCGTCGCGGACTCCCCGTCGGCGGTACGGCTGGCCGCGGTGCTGGAGGACCGGATCGCGGGCGCCTACGCCGATCTCGTACGGGCCACCGAGGGCCCTCGCCGCGCGGAGGCCGCGGGCGCGCTGCGGGAGGCCGCGGTGCGGTCGGCCCGCTGGCGGGGCGGCAACGTAGCCTTTCCGGGGCTCGCCGAGCGGGCCGCCGGCGCGGATCCGGCCACGACGGGCCCGGTGGAGGCCGCCGGCGCGGACGGCGCGCGCTGA
- the rimP gene encoding ribosome maturation factor RimP yields the protein MSTTQSERLRGLLEPLVSAQQLDLEEIEVSRAGRRGVLRIIVDSEEGVELDACAELSRAISEKLDETDAMGEGEYVLEVSSPGADRPLTEHRHYVRAIGRLARFHLAGDGSGELVARILAVDEDGLDLEVPGVKGRKPTARRLAFDEIAKARVEIEFNRKDKKEEEA from the coding sequence ATGAGCACCACCCAGAGCGAGAGGCTGCGCGGGTTGCTGGAACCGCTCGTCAGCGCACAGCAGCTGGACCTCGAGGAGATCGAGGTGTCCCGGGCCGGCCGACGGGGAGTGCTGCGGATCATCGTGGACTCCGAGGAGGGCGTGGAGCTGGACGCCTGCGCGGAGCTGAGCCGCGCGATCTCCGAGAAGCTGGACGAGACCGACGCGATGGGCGAGGGCGAGTACGTCCTCGAAGTCAGCTCCCCGGGCGCGGACCGCCCGCTGACCGAGCACCGCCACTACGTACGCGCCATCGGCCGGCTGGCCAGGTTCCACCTGGCCGGCGACGGCTCCGGTGAGCTGGTCGCCCGCATCCTCGCGGTGGACGAGGACGGGCTCGACCTCGAAGTGCCCGGCGTCAAGGGCCGCAAGCCCACCGCCCGCCGCCTCGCCTTCGACGAGATCGCCAAGGCGCGCGTGGAGATCGAATTCAACCGCAAGGACAAGAAGGAAGAGGAGGCGTAG
- the nusA gene encoding transcription termination factor NusA has protein sequence MDIDVKLLKGLAQDKEIPFDVLVGAIESALLIAYHRTDGSHRRARVELDANGHVTVWAKEDPADLEEGQEPKEFDDTPSGFGRIAATTAKQVILQRLRDAEDDRTFGEYAGHEGDVVTGVVQQGKDPKNVLVDIGKMEAMLPVQEQVPGEEYVHGLRLRTYVVRVAKGVRGPSVTLSRTHPNLVKKLFALEVPEIADGSVVIEAIAREAGHRTKIAVRSTRAGLNPKGACIGPMGSRVRNVMAELHGEKIDIVDWSDDPAEMVANALSPARVSKVEVVDLGARSARVTVPDYQLSLAIGKEGQNARLAARLTGWRIDIRPDTETDEERENADRERAERARERSERR, from the coding sequence GTGGACATCGATGTGAAGCTTCTGAAGGGCTTGGCGCAGGACAAGGAGATCCCCTTCGACGTGCTCGTCGGGGCGATCGAGTCGGCCCTCCTCATCGCCTACCACCGCACCGACGGCAGCCACCGCCGGGCCCGCGTGGAGCTCGACGCGAACGGCCACGTCACGGTGTGGGCCAAGGAGGACCCGGCCGACCTCGAAGAGGGCCAGGAGCCCAAGGAGTTCGACGACACCCCGTCCGGATTCGGCCGGATCGCCGCGACCACCGCCAAGCAGGTCATCCTGCAGCGGCTGCGCGACGCCGAGGACGACCGCACCTTCGGGGAGTACGCGGGCCACGAGGGCGATGTCGTCACGGGCGTCGTCCAGCAGGGCAAGGACCCCAAGAACGTCCTGGTCGACATCGGCAAGATGGAAGCCATGCTGCCGGTCCAGGAGCAGGTCCCGGGCGAGGAGTACGTGCACGGCCTGCGCCTTCGTACGTACGTCGTGCGGGTCGCCAAGGGCGTCCGCGGCCCGTCGGTGACGCTCTCGCGCACCCACCCGAACCTGGTGAAGAAGCTCTTCGCGCTGGAGGTCCCGGAGATCGCGGACGGCTCGGTGGTCATCGAGGCCATCGCCCGCGAGGCCGGCCACCGCACCAAGATCGCCGTGCGCTCCACCCGGGCCGGCCTGAACCCCAAGGGCGCCTGCATCGGCCCGATGGGCAGCCGTGTGCGCAACGTGATGGCCGAGCTGCACGGCGAGAAGATCGACATCGTGGACTGGTCCGACGACCCGGCCGAGATGGTCGCCAACGCCCTCTCGCCCGCCCGGGTGAGCAAGGTCGAGGTCGTCGACCTCGGCGCCCGCTCCGCCCGTGTCACCGTGCCCGACTACCAGCTGTCGCTGGCGATCGGCAAGGAAGGGCAGAACGCCCGCCTCGCCGCCCGCCTCACCGGCTGGCGCATCGACATCCGACCGGACACCGAGACGGACGAGGAGCGCGAGAACGCCGACCGCGAGCGGGCCGAGCGGGCCCGGGAGCGCTCGGAAAGGCGTTGA